A portion of the Meriones unguiculatus strain TT.TT164.6M chromosome 14, Bangor_MerUng_6.1, whole genome shotgun sequence genome contains these proteins:
- the LOC110562296 gene encoding olfactory receptor 14A2-like codes for MPNVTRIAGFILMGFSDIHELQTVCGMFFLVIYLATIMSNFLIITLITLDLKLQTPMYFFLKNLSLFDVFLVSIPIPNFIVNSLTHKNYITVLGCAFQIHLMTSFSAGEIFVLTAMSYDRYVAICCPLHYEAIMSFGNCVRMVSISWTAGVLFGTVYTAGTFSMPFCGSNVIPQFFCDVPSLLRISCSETLGVIYTSLGIGMCLCMSCFICVVISYFYIFSTVLKIPTTKGQSKAFATCVPHLTVFTVFIATACFVYLKSPSDVPSITDRMLSVLYTVLPSALNPVIYSLRNADVKCALGRLQQNLCQRSLLHLTFQSICQWYSALHFTAKFCNF; via the coding sequence ATGCCCAATGTCACTAGAATAGCAGGATTCATCCTTATGGGATTCTCGGATATTCATGAGCTACAGACTGTATGTGGTATGTTCTTCCTGGTGATCTACCTAGCAACCATAATGAGTAACTTTCTTATCATCACTCTCATTACTCTGGACCTGAAACTCCAAacacccatgtacttcttcctgaaAAATTTGTCTCTGTTTGATGTCTTCCTTGTATCCATCCCAATCCCAAATTTCATTGTCAATAGTCTAACTCACAAAAATTACATTACTGTTCTGGGTTGTGCCTTCCAGATACATTTAATGACTTCCTTCTCAGCAGGAGAGATTTTTGTCCTGACTGCTATGTCCTATGACCGCTATGTTGCCATCTGCTGTCCCTTGCACTATGAGGCCATCATGAGTTTTGGTAACTGTGTGAGGATGGTGAGTATTTCCTGGACTGCTGGAGTGCTCTTTGGAACTGTATACACAGCTGGCACATTTTCCATGCCTTTTTGTGGCTCCAATGTGATCCCACAgtttttctgtgatgttccctcaTTGCTAAGGATTTCCTGCTCTGAAACACTAGGAGTAATTTACACAAGTCTTGGAATTGGAATGTGCCTATGCATGTCTTGTTTCATCTGTGTTGTGATCTCTTACTTTTACATTTTCTCCACGGTACTAAAGATTCCTACTACTAAAGGTCAGTCCAAAGCATTTGCCACCTGTGTCCCCCACCTCACTGTTTTCACTGTTTTCATTGCAACTGCTTGCTTTGTCTATCTGAAGTCACCCTCAGATGTACCGTCAATTACAGACAggatgctttctgtgctctacacTGTGCTGCCTTCTGCACTTAATCCTGTGATCTACAGCCTTAGGAACGCTGATGTCAAGTGTGCTCTGGGGAGGTTGCAGCAAAATCTCTGCCAAAGGAGTTTACTTCACTTAACATTTCAAAGTATCTGTCAGTGGTATAGTGCCTTACACTTTACAGCCAAGTTCTGTAATTTTTGA
- the LOC110562299 gene encoding olfactory receptor 6F1-like, whose product MDVTNRTAVTEFIFLGFPGSSSLQLSLFVIFFTIYLLSLMGNTLIIFLILMDSTLQKPMYIFLGNLSFLEIWYTTATVPKLLATCVAKVVTIPVAGCIAQYYFFFSLGATECILLAVMAYDRHVAVCRPLHYSLLMSVHICLRFSAGSWIGGFIAPLLPTILISQLNFCGPQKINHFFCDSDPIFKLSCSDTFLVEALGYTCSSVVILSSFLLTMSSYGNIVVTIIKLSSRAARKKTFSTCASHLTVVTIYYGTIIFAYVRPPSKYNFTIGKVVSVFYCVITPLVNPLIYTLRNKDVTKAFQKFLAQKSVLLSRNMHEF is encoded by the coding sequence ATGGATGTAACAAACCGAACAGCAGTGACAGAGTTTATTTTCCTAGGATTTCCAGGCTCCTCCTCGCTGCAGCTCTCACTGTTTGTGATATTTTTCACCATCTATTTGCTGTCTCTCATGGGAAACACCCTCATCATTTTTCTCATTCTGATGGATTCCACGCTACAGAAACCCATGTACATTTTCTTAGGAAACCTGTCGTTCCTGGAGATCTGGTACACGACAGCCACGGTGCCCAAGTTGCTGGCCACCTGTGTCGCAAAGGTTGTCACCATTCCTGTAGCAGGCTGTATTGCTCAGTACTACTTCTTTTTCTCCCTGGGAGCCACGGAGTGCATCCTGCTGGCAGTTATGGCTTACGACCGGCACGTGGCCGTATGCCGTCCTCTCCACTACTCCCTTCTCATGAGCGTGCACATTTGTCTGAGGTTTTCAGCTGGGTCTTGGATTGGGGGCTTCATCGCGCCTCTGCTACCCACCATACTCATCTCTCAGCTGAACTTTTGTGGCCCACAGAAAATCAACCATTTTTTCTGCGACTCTGACCCCATCTTTAAACTGTCCTGCTCAGACACATTCTTGGTGGAGGCGTTGGGTTACACGTgcagctctgtggtgattctCAGTTCTTTCCTCCTCACAATGAGCTCCTATGGCAACATCGTGGTTACGATCATCAAGCTGTCTTCTCGAGCTGCCAGGAAGAAAACATTCTCAACTTGTGCCTCCCACCTCACGGTGGTTACCATCTACTACGGAACCATAATCTTCGCCTATGTCCGACCTCCATCCAAGTACAATTTCACAATAGGCAAAGTGGTCTCCGTGTTCTACTGTGTGATCACCCCATTGGTCAACCCTCTCATATATACCCTGAGAAACAAAGATGTGACGAAAGCTTTCCAGAAGTTTCTAGCACAAAAGAGCGTTCTACTGAGCAGAAACATGCATGAGTTTTGA